The proteins below are encoded in one region of Puntigrus tetrazona isolate hp1 chromosome 5, ASM1883169v1, whole genome shotgun sequence:
- the ajm1 gene encoding apical junction component 1 homolog produces the protein MTRTHPPDILVSTVYQDVKVTSLSDHSKACHPSKQCDSPSISKLENTRKSKSKKRHCRSFDTESMDKPRYHTIAMEYPYRRAERYAANPEVAWNALGRQQGHGLHRFSSPDIFSYRLTSQQMTAEMPGEIAVTEQKRRTRSRSASRVQTSLTPVSFDASPPVARRGREAQRAHRNTQPRPEVSPRRESSYAATRAHLNEVHPIKLQPQRSDTSRYSPVYVPEGFDEGRPEKPATSPHVRCRVDIKPDELAVQQGGRKAATPHVDIPWQKYPSSGSRSLTVPRHFSTSRTPTPTDSFTGEYRQAYQYSQSMPNSYMQPMEIPLQKAVSPREPREHYGRERRAHSSPNVPTKFFYAEDLGKYGSSAPSRTYYQDDRYSIPSQPYSPKVQYVQDPRTHIVHTVPSRQYFTEIDPYHYPAQPVYPKPYAASEPGAYIIQTPPARTFYGDDPRTYQIQTAPPRIFYMADPYTPQMEHHIPARAYYTEGRRHARVVQPQSEDWYGSEVSGYSSHYPSSYVSQVTPTRVRQEPKLTTWYANPCMEPARTVTDPRPYSRSWDNILDTHVEREQPVPRGKSDENLLCQGIQTSSERPKPVVVNLSSSPRRYAALSLSENSLIDKSPTEPRSSSSKLWFVTPEITITDNDIKPSNLSKSEERSASWDVLDSKSAPNQEAPQREAKSRSGESTKEKAHSSTSLQQSLEQLDELLADLVIDYKPPARRTSENLLDQLKKLIDEEEAVSSARKDSMTGSESGIPLDKQPTSIKIDPDTLRDTDGSCDGLRSTEECSPDQSPDEDDTMMCSNNKCRRTETLFNACLYFKSCHSCYTYYCSRNCRREDWDIHKESCLYGRIGSVCRHVIKHCRETTEVHKAFSRIAKVGYLSRGRGVLFLGFPNPGSSTNFLQFGLESLLMSPTYLSLRELESFKDNLGEYCKELQEAGKEYNPNECFLLNVSIAVGDQVPDGPSPRVQAPTVRKFAKIALASYSPEKKVHRKESDMETLILTPPPGMADIDKEGEEGRKAREICFINIQRELRIRGVFLRHEYPNVYQKLCEFVESNRRFTPTTIYPIDKRTGKQFMCMIMAASEPRTLDWVANPHLLDDII, from the coding sequence ATGACACGCACACATCCACCTGATATACTAGTATCAACAGTGTATCAAGATGTTAAAGTGACTTCCCTCTCAGACCACTCCAAAGCCTGTCATCCCTCAAAACAATGTGATTCCCCATCCATCAGCAAACTGGAGAACACTCgtaaaagcaaaagcaaaaagagGCACTGCCGTAGCTTTGACACTGAGTCTATGGACAAACCCCGATATCATACAATAGCAATGGAGTACCCATACCGAAGGGCTGAAAGGTACGCGGCCAATCCAGAGGTTGCCTGGAATGCCTTAGGTCGCCAACAAGGGCATGGACTCCACAGGTTTTCTTCCCCAGACATATTTAGCTACCGACTCACCTCCCAGCAAATGACTGCTGAGATGCCTGGTGAAATTGCTGTGACAGAACAAAAGAGGAGGACTAGATCTAGAAGTGCCTCACGGGTTCAGACCAGCCTAACTCCTGTGTCTTTTGATGCTTCTCCTCCAGTGGCAAGGAGGGGCCGGGAAGCTCAAAGGGCCCATCGAAACACTCAGCCAAGGCCGGAAGTTTCCCCAAGAAGAGAGTCTTCCTATGCCGCCACGCGGGCACACCTGAACGAAGTACATCCCATCAAACTGCAGCCACAGAGGAGCGACACAAGCAGGTATTCCCCTGTATATGTGCCTGAAGGCTTTGACGAAGGAAGGCCAGAGAAACCTGCCACTAGTCCTCATGTTCGGTGCCGGGTGGATATCAAACCAGATGAGTTGGCCGTGCAGCAAGGAGGCCGAAAGGCAGCTACACCCCATGTGGACATTCCTTGGCAGAAGTATCCCAGCAGTGGCAGTCGGAGTTTGACAGTGCCTCGCCATTTCTCCACCTCGAGGACACCGACTCCCACTGACTCCTTCACTGGGGAGTACAGGCAGGCGTACCAGTATTCCCAAAGTATGCCAAATAGCTACATGCAGCCTATGGAGATCCCTTTGCAAAAGGCGGTCTCACCACGGGAGCCAAGGGAACACTATGGACGGGAACGAAGGGCTCATTCAAGCCCCAACGTGCCAACTAAATTCTTCTATGCAGAGGACTTGGGGAAGTATGGATCTTCAGCTCCATCAAGGACTTATTATCAAGATGACCGATACAGCATTCCTAGCCAACCCTACTCACCTAAAGTACAATATGTGCAAGACCCAAGGACTCACATTGTTCATACTGTACCTTCCCGGCAATATTTCACAGAAATCGACCCCTACCATTACCCTGCACAGCCTGTGTACCCTAAACCCTATGCTGCAAGTGAGCCAGGGGCTTATATAATTCAGACACCTCCAGCAAGGACTTTCTATGGAGATGACCCAAGGACATACCAGATTCAAACAGCCCCTCCTCGGATCTTCTACATGGCCGACCCCTACACTCCACAAATGGAGCATCATATTCCTGCAAGGGCGTATTACACCGAGGGAAGACGACATGCTCGTGTGGTGCAGCCGCAATCAGAGGACTGGTATGGCTCAGAAGTCTCCGGCTACTCTAGCCATTACCCTTCCTCGTATGTCTCACAGGTTACTCCCACGAGAGTCAGACAAGAGCCAAAGCTCACAACTTGGTATGCCAACCCATGCATGGAGCCAGCAAGAACAGTAACAGACCCAAGACCGTACTCAAGATCTTGGGATAACATCCTCGATACCCACGTAGAACGGGAACAGCCCGTACCTCGAGGGAAAAGTGATGAGAATCTTCTTTGTCAGGGGATACAAACTTCAAGTGAACGACCAAAACCTGTGGTTGTCAACCTTTCCAGTTCTCCAAGGCGTTATGCTGCACTGTCCTTATCCGAAAACTCTTTGATTGACAAAAGTCCAACGGAGCCCAGGAGCTCTTCAAGTAAACTCTGGTTCGTCACACCTGAGATTACCATCACAGACAACGATATCAAACCAAGCAATCTTAGTAAATCAGAAGAGCGCTCTGCAAGTTGGGATGTGCTGGATTCAAAAAGTGCCCCAAATCAAGAAGCCCCTCAACGTGAAGCGAAATCCCGCTCTGGAGAATCTACCAAAGAGAAAGCACACAGCAGCACATCTCTACAGCAAAGTTTAGAGCAACTTGATGAGCTTCTCGCAGACCTTGTTATCGATTACAAACCTCCAGCCCGGAGGACAAGTGAAAACTTGCTTGATCAACTCAAAAAGCTCATCGATGAAGAAGAAGCTGTATCTTCAGCAAGAAAGGATTCGATGACAGGATCTGAAAGTGGCATTCCCCTTGACAAACAGCCCACTTCAATAAAAATAGATCCTGACACACTAAGAGACACTGACGGGAGTTGTGACGGCCTGAGAAGTACAGAAGAGTGTTCCCCTGACCAGAGCCCCGATGAGGATGACACTATGATGTGTTCAAACAATAAATGCCGTCGGACTGAGACCTTGTTTAACGCCTGCCTCTACTTTAAGTCCTGCCACAGCTGCTATACCTATTACTGCTCTCGCAACTGTCGCCGCGAAGACTGGGACATCCACAAGGAGAGCTGCCTCTATGGGCGAATCGGAAGTGTGTGTCGCCACGTTATTAAGCACTGTCGAGAAACCACAGAGGTACATAAAGCTTTCTCCCGTATAGCCAAAGTGGGATACCTATCTCGGGGCAGGGGAGTCTTGTTTTTGGGCTTTCCAAATCCAGGTTCATCCACAAATTTCCTTCAGTTTGGACTAGAAAGTCTACTTATGTCACCAACGTACTTATCTCTCCGTGAGCTGGAGAGCTTCAAAGATAACCTTGGGGAATATTGCAAGGAGCTCCAAGAGGCCGGAAAGGAATACAACCCTAATGAATGTTTTCTCTTGAATGTATCCATTGCTGTTGGTGATCAAGTGCCTGACGGACCGTCGCCAAGGGTCCAAGCCCCAACCGTCAGGAAATTTGCCAAGATTGCTCTTGCCTCGTACAGCCCAGAAAAGAAGGTCCATCGGAAGGAAAGTGATATGGAGACGTTGATCCTGACCCCACCGCCAGGTATGGCTGACATTGACAAGGAAGGCGAGGAGGGAAGGAAAGCCCGGGAGATCTGCTTCATCAACATTCAGCGGGAGTTAAGGATACGTGGGGTGTTTCTTCGCCACGAATATCCCAATGTCTACCAAAAGCTCTGTGAGTTTGTTGAGAGCAACAGGAGGTTCACGCCCACTACTATTTATCCAATTGATAAAAGGACCGGCAAGCAGTTCATGTGCATGATAATGGCAGCCTCCGAGCCACGAACTTTGGACTGGGTAGCCAACCCACATCTCTTAGATGACATTATATAA